From the Pomacea canaliculata isolate SZHN2017 linkage group LG4, ASM307304v1, whole genome shotgun sequence genome, one window contains:
- the LOC112562037 gene encoding LOW QUALITY PROTEIN: pro-resilin-like (The sequence of the model RefSeq protein was modified relative to this genomic sequence to represent the inferred CDS: deleted 1 base in 1 codon), translating to MHLCELPASYSFWTSANFFDGEYYVYHGGNARGPEQGVGGSPQDQPPDNDSNSVLSPPSHPQQPSWATMDGPTYACDYLGYNTLSKPATGIQMLQQPIKELYLKFRKHLSTGGGPRRASFKVTPAGLLVAVADGKERSEMFFDLSSINFLEAVRFSVLGSEKKPKAIFVPIDESRGPVSDKTAFSLDKNFHFLIKAGHHPLLVCVLRRPKGVKMLDCHVFALDTPENAVYIASLVQRLQQSGGSSKDFPVGAEPRQDGGFNRGVKGDVIRTEFGDYSVYRGGTGGPQPFELRDEHFRGAAGDGNGGGNGGGIPPQMDYPGNRGGHPNPRETYPAENADRPRYGWSYDKPQSGEDYKRVSGQYMGDGRPMSGGQIPDSPTPIGGDSRQFPRGDVRPGGQFPGDGRSAGDFPGGAERQPARGGSLYDHLGGPYRRQEIERSEVAHVRERSGDSTDSRPSFDRSSVSGSERMGGVRPYDDFGPSGRGGFGESRGSQRSEMPPRVMDKPVSPVCGISQTGSSICLEAARFQVKDACRHTRGRAPYVTHLPLRTRWLRGVPGSRISEAPAFSLSNRESRGDVPDDPQGNKPVAKVPPHLKGVKVLPSNFLDVKLKPKPKQSEETEGGGYDNQKNIMVQYKQLQEMEAQGNKGFGDPEVEKRSYNNNWNDDLKSGGGDVMYRRHPGDPATAATLKSTRLVGETKYGRRGYDPRYDEGSGGQAGGKYRHSSPTYGDRFGPSDNSAPAQAPGAPPGNWRATSAYEMGQGGFQRGGPQHGQGGGQLPYDMGQNYDRGYQQQQQQQQGYGRGMVAPGNAPNEEGLQGRKKDAEIANMFRISGCRGEKTLIQRTEATLSRVWVTSPECLLGTISVETVYVCGWSPSFPCVKSV from the exons ATGCACCTGTGCGAACTTCCGGCGTCTTACTCTTTCTGGACCTCGGCTAACTTCTTCGATGGAGAGTACTATGTCT ATCACGGTGGTAACGCCAGAGGGCCAGAACAAGGCGTGGGAGGTAGCCCGCAGGACCAGCCACCTGATAACGACAGCAACAGTGTGTTATCCCCACCTTCACATCCACAGCAGCCGTCGTGGGCCACCATGGACGGACCTACCTACGCGTGTGACTACCTCGGgtacaacaccctgtccaagccGGCCACGGGAATCCAGATGTTGCAGCAGCCCATCAAGGAGCTGTATCTCAAGTTCCGCAAACACTTGTCCACTGGCGGGGGCCCCCGTCGCGCCTCCTTCAAGGTGACGCCTGCCGGCCTGCTGGTGGCTGTCGCGGACGGCAAGGAGCGCAGTGAGATGTTCTTTGACCTCAGCTCCATCAACTTCCTAGAAGCCGTGCGGTTCTCTGTGCTGGGCAGCGAGAAAAAACCTAAAGCTATCTTTGTGCCCATCGATGAGAGCCGGGGCCCCGTCAGCGACAAGACGGCCTTCAGCCTGGACAAGAATTTTCACTTCCTGATCAAGGCAGGCCACCATCCTCTCTTGGTCTGCGTCCTGCGCAGACCCAAAGGGGTTAAAATGCTGGACTGTCACGTGTTTGCGCTGGACACACCCGAGAACGCTGTGTACATCGCCTCCCTCGTGCAACGCCTGCAGCAGTCAGGAGGGAGCAGCAAGGACTTTCCGGTTGGCGCAGAACCCCGCCAAGATGGCGGCTTCAATCGAGGCGTCAAAGGCGACGTCATCAGAACAGAGTTTGGGGACTACTCGGTGTACAGAGGTGGTACAGGCGGTCCTCAGCCTTTCGAGTTAAGAGACGAGCACTTCAGAGGAGCAGCAGGAGACGGGAATGGAGGAGGAAATGGGGGCGGAATTCCTCCACAAATGGATTACCCGGGTAATAGAGGAGGGCACCCTAACCCGAGGGAGACGTACCCTGCGGAGAACGCAGATAGACCACGGTACGGGTGGTCCTATGACAAGCCGCAGAGTGGCGAGGACTACAAACGCGTGTCTGGACAATATATGGGCGACGGTCGCCCGATGAGCGGCGGTCAGATACCCGATTCCCCAACCCCCATCGGAGGAGACAGTCGCCAGTTCCCACGCGGAGACGTTCGACCTGGCGGCCAGTTTCCAGGTGACGGACGTTCGGCGGGAGACTTTCCTGGAGGGGCTGAGCGGCAGCCTGCTCGTGGTGGCTCCCTATATGACCATCTCGGAGGTCCCTACAGACGGCAGGAAAttgagaggtcagaggtcgcccACGTTCGCGAACGGTCAGGGGACAGCACAGACAGCAGGCCCAGCTTCGATCGGAGCTCGGTTTCGGGGTCAGAGAGGATGGGAGGTGTTCGTCCTTACGACGATTTTGGCCCCAGCGGTCGAGGAGGATTTGGCGAGTCACGCGGATCTCAGCGGTCAGAAATGCCCCCCAGGGTGATGGACAAGCCCGTCTCGCCAGTT TGCGGCATCAGCCAAACGGGCAGCAGTATATGCCTGGAGGCAGCCCGATTCCAGGTCAAGGACGCCTGTCGCCACACCAGGGGGCGAGCCCCCTATGTCACCCACCTCCCCTTACGGACCAGGTGGCTCCGGGGAGTGCCTGGGAGCAGAATCTCTGAAGCTCCCGCCTTCTCCCTTTCCAACCGCGAGAGCCGCGGCGACGTGCCCGATGACCCGCAGGGCAACAAGCCGGTGGCTAAAGTGCCCCCGCACCTCAAGGGGGTCAAGGTCTTGCCCTCCAACTTCCTTGACGTCAAGCTTAAACCGAAGCCCAAGCAATCAGAGGAGACAGAAGGTGGGGGCTACGATAACCAAAAGAACATCATGGTGCAGTACAAGCAGCTGCAGGAAATGGAGGCCCAGGGTAATAAGGGCTTTGGCGATCCGGAAGTCGAGAAGCGCAGCTACAACAACAACTGGAACGACGACCTCAAGTCTGGGGGTGGTGACGTCATGTATCGCCGACACCCGGGCGACCCGGCGACCGCCGCTACATTGAAGAGTACTCGGCTGGTGGGGGAGACCAAGTACGGGAGGAGAGGGTACGACCCGCGTTACGATGAGGGCAGCGGAGGCCAGGCAGGGGGCAAGTATCGCCATAGTTCTCCAACCTACGGCGATCGCTTCGGCCCCAGCGACAACAGCGCCCCCGCGCAGGCCCCTGGCGCTCCTCCCGGAAACTGGCGCGCCACTTCCGCCTACGAGATGGGACAAGGCGGCTTCCAGCGTGGAGGACCCCAGCACGGACAGGGTGGTGGTCAGCTCCCATACGACATGGGACAGAACTACGACCGCGGGtatcaacagcaacagcagcaacaacagggGTACGGGCGGGGAATGGTTGCCCCGGGCAACGCACCCAATGAAGAGGGACTGCAGGGGCGGAAGAAAGACGCGGAGATTGCCAACATGTTTCGAATTTCAGGTTGCAGGGGAGAGAAGACCCTTATACAACGGACAGAAGCAACATTGAGCAGGGTCTGGGTTACCTCCCCTGAGTGTCTGCTAGGAACTATTTCTGTAGaaactgtttatgtttgtggttGGTCCCCATCCTTCCCATGCGTGAAGTCGGTGTAG